TGTTTACGGTAATGAATTATCTCCTTCCCTTCGAAGGCATCCTGCCCCTGCATTGCAGTGCCAATGAAGGCCCGAAAGGTGATTCGGCCCTTTTACTGGGGCTCTCCGGGACAGGAAAGACGACCCTTTCCGCTGATCCAAAACGCGCTCTCCTGGGTGATGATGAGCATGGATGGGGAGAACATGGTATTGCCAACTTTGAGTATGGATGTTATGCCAAAATGATCGACATTAATCCAAAGAAAGAACCGGATATTTACGATGCGGTCATGCATCATGATGATTATCTTGAACATGGTTCCATTGTGGAAAATGCCATGATTTATCCCAACGGCGTTTTCGATTATTACGATGACCGCTTTACACCGAATTCACGGGCCTCCTACCCTCTTCGTTACCTGAAAAACATCAAGGAATCGTCGACAGCCGGGCATCCGTCAACCATACTTTTTCTGACAGCTGATGCTTACGGGGTTATTCCGCCGGTTGCGAAGCTGAATCCCGACCAGGCCATGCTTTGGTTCCTCATGGGATATACCAGTAAACTGGCCGGTACCGAAACCGGTGTTACTACGCCTAAAGCTACTTTTTCGCGTTTCTTCGGTCAGCCATTTATGCCGTGTAATCCTGACATCTACGCGAATATGCTGGGTGAAAAAATGGAAAAGCATCAAACCAATGTTTATCTGATCAATACAGGATGGAGCGGTGGCCCTTATGGTATCGGTAAACGCATGGATATCACCATGACCCGCGCCATGGTTGATGCAGCCCTTAACGGAGCCCTGGAAAATGTTGAATACATGGAAGACCCGCTTTTCCATGTAAACATTCCCCTCTCATGCCCGGGAGTACCTTCCGAAATCCTGAATCCCAAAAACACATGGAAGGATAAGGATGCATACGACAAGCAAGCTCATGAGCTGGCCGCCAAATTCTCAGAAGCCTTTGACAAAGCATATGGGCATAAGGGTATAAAAGATTCGGTTATCAAACAATGTCCCGGTAAATAGTAAAAAAGCCTCCCCAGCAGGAGGCTTTTTCATTAGTGCGTTACATCATGACCATCATCAGAGTTTATTTTTCCCTGATTTCAGGTATAAAACAAATCCAATTACAGCCATTAAAAAGAAGAAAATAATAACAACGATATATCTAAACTCTGTGTCCGACATTAATAAGAAGCTTTACGCAGCTAAAATAATGCGTACTAAGCATCCTGCTGTTAACCAAAGGTTAAGCTAATGTTAAAAATTTGAAAGGAAAGGTTGAAAGGGATGATTATTGATTCAGCATAACCGGCATTACCAGCATCAGAATATCCTCCGCATCATTTTCATTGTCGACAGGGATGATTAAACCTGCACGGTTCGGAGCAGACATTTCAATCCGAATCTCTTTGGTATCGAGGTTATTCAGCATATCATGAACAAACTTGCTGTTAAATCCGATTTCCATGTCTTCCCCCTCATAACTGCATGCAAGTCTTTCCCTTGCTTCATTTGCAAAATCAATATCTTCGGCACTGAGGATAAGCTCCTGCCCTGACATTTTCAGTCGGACCTGATGCGTACTTTGGTTTGCAAAGATAGAAACGCGCCTCATGGAAGTCAGTATGGCAATCCTGTCAATGGTAAGGACATTAGGATTGTTGGTAGGGATAACTGCCTCGTAATTGGGATAACGGCCTTCGATCAGACGGCAAACCAGTTTCACATTCCGGAAAGTGAAGCTGGCATTAGTCTGGTTATATTCCAGGGTTACTTCAGAATCTTCAGAACCCAGGATGTTTTTCATCGAGTTGAGAGGTTTCTTGGGCATGATAAACGAAGCGGAGTCCTCTGCATGAACATCGGACCTGCGATAACGAACCAGTTTGTGGGCATCGGTAGCTACAAAAGTGATATTTTCAGGAGTTAGCTCACAAAAAACACCCGACATTACCGGCCGGAGTTCATCATTTCCGGTGGCAAAGATAGTACGGGTTATCGCGGAAACCAGCAGGGAAGAATCTATCACAAGGGTGGTTTTTTCTTCCAGGACGGGCATCTGAGGAAACTCATCGCTGCTGTGCCCGGCCATTTTGAATTTCCCTTCTCCGGCAGAAATCTCAACCATTAACGTTTGCCGGTTTATGTTAAAACTAACGGGAATGTCCCCAAAGGTTTTTAAGGTATCCATTAAAATCTTGGCCGGGATGGTAACACTTCCCGGTTCCTCCGACATGGAGGTGGAAACGCTTACCGTCATGGTTGTTTCCAAATCAGACGCTGTTATGTGAAGTACATCTTCCTTTAATTCGAAAAGAAAATCATCGAGTATAGGAAGAGTGTTGCTTGAATTCAACACACCACTCAGAGCTGAAAGATTTTTCAGCAGCATGGAACTGGAGACGATAAACTTCATATCAACCTTAGGATTTGATTTAAACTCATAAAAATACCTTGGTAAAATTAATAAAAATCTGATAAGATATGATTCCGGATTCCGGCATTTTTATTTCTTTCCTGCAATTCTTTCCATTTCCACAAGAAACTCAATTCTTTTCCTCTTACTGGAAATAACGAACTCATAGGGTTCCTCTTCGTCCTTCTCCTTTATTGTCCTGCGATCCGGTTTTAATGTCATAACAAGATCATTATACTTATCGCTTGAGGAAATAGTCTGAAGGATATTGCTCCTGTAACTAAAAAAGAACCAGGTAGTACTGTTTATCTCCAAATAAAGGTTCATTATGGGGGCAGTTTCCCGCATTTCAATTTGCAGGTAGCCATTTACATATTTGTTAATGGGCGTATTACCGACACTGGAAACCCCCAGGAGTCCGCTTGAAACATAGGATCTTGATTCTTCATCCCAGATCATTTTCAACTCAGAAAGAAAAACCGTAAAACGCATATTTTGAGGCACCCTACGGCTTGCTCCGTACAATGCAATTTCTTCACGGGCTTTGGCCGACTCCTCTTCTCCAACCAATGCTGTCATTGCTCCCTGGTAAATGGGATTATCAAGGCTTAAGCCTTGCAAGTTAGCCAGTTGGAGCTCGTCTGTCATCATCTCCAGTAACTGAAAGTCCAGGAAAAAATTAATACCGGCAGATAGGTTCAATTTCAGGGAATCCGGGATCATAAAGTACTCCGATTCCCCGTAGGTAACTAAATCAATATAGGGCATGTCCACGCCCAGATCTGTCATTCCACGGCCGCGCATGGTACAGTGGCGCGTGTCGAAGAAAAGGTAAGGAGCAATGGATGTTTTCTCAAAAGCATTGGGATCGGGAGAGATCAGGTACCCATCCCGCTTATAGTCGTAACGAACCTTTCCTCTTGCAGAAGCAACTTTGCGATCGGTTGCCGACCAGCTCCTTTCAAACAATGCCGGATAAAGCCCATCCCTGGAAAATGAATAATTGAGGGAAAGATCAATCTCTTCACCGGAAGTGTTCCTTATGGTTTTATGAACGGGTATGATCACCTCCTGCGGATTAATCACCGTATCAAATCTCACCCACTCTTCCGGCCGGTTATAGCAATCCTGTATGATACCAAAACCTCCGTTAAATTCCAGGAATTTTTCCGTTGAACGCAAGGTAACAAGACCCTGGAAAGGAAATCTCGGACTAAGCATGAAATCCGATGTGTCGCTGATGCGTGAA
The window above is part of the Bacteroidota bacterium genome. Proteins encoded here:
- a CDS encoding phosphoenolpyruvate carboxykinase (ATP), which encodes MDIKAKVTESVQKHKNVLNNIERREMIREVVLNKEAIVAEGGALATWTPPESTGRSPKDTLIVKRASSEGNIDWTSPNNIPLDEETFDMILDDALKAIEGKQKIYITDRVIGADSTYALPVRVITDFALTALFTENMFRPVPADISKSVFFGKDFFLVTLPYDKLDPQRYEGRLRKMDDGTTSNMAVVMDFDRKVGVVFGSAYMGSVKKLMFTVMNYLLPFEGILPLHCSANEGPKGDSALLLGLSGTGKTTLSADPKRALLGDDEHGWGEHGIANFEYGCYAKMIDINPKKEPDIYDAVMHHDDYLEHGSIVENAMIYPNGVFDYYDDRFTPNSRASYPLRYLKNIKESSTAGHPSTILFLTADAYGVIPPVAKLNPDQAMLWFLMGYTSKLAGTETGVTTPKATFSRFFGQPFMPCNPDIYANMLGEKMEKHQTNVYLINTGWSGGPYGIGKRMDITMTRAMVDAALNGALENVEYMEDPLFHVNIPLSCPGVPSEILNPKNTWKDKDAYDKQAHELAAKFSEAFDKAYGHKGIKDSVIKQCPGK
- the dnaN gene encoding DNA polymerase III subunit beta, which gives rise to MKFIVSSSMLLKNLSALSGVLNSSNTLPILDDFLFELKEDVLHITASDLETTMTVSVSTSMSEEPGSVTIPAKILMDTLKTFGDIPVSFNINRQTLMVEISAGEGKFKMAGHSSDEFPQMPVLEEKTTLVIDSSLLVSAITRTIFATGNDELRPVMSGVFCELTPENITFVATDAHKLVRYRRSDVHAEDSASFIMPKKPLNSMKNILGSEDSEVTLEYNQTNASFTFRNVKLVCRLIEGRYPNYEAVIPTNNPNVLTIDRIAILTSMRRVSIFANQSTHQVRLKMSGQELILSAEDIDFANEARERLACSYEGEDMEIGFNSKFVHDMLNNLDTKEIRIEMSAPNRAGLIIPVDNENDAEDILMLVMPVMLNQ